AAGCTGGGGCGCCGGCTCAGGCGCACCAGCAGGGTATCGAAGGTGACGGGCCGCTCGTGCTGGAACCAGTCGTAGGGCCAGCCGCCGCGGTAGCGCAGCTGCACCAGCTCGGCGGCCGGGTGCTGGCTCACGCAGCCGTGGCCGGTGCTGCTGTTTTCGAGTTTCTGGTCGTGGTAGAGCATCACCACGCTGTCCTGGCTCAGCTGCAGGTCAATTTCGGAGCCGTCGGCTCCCAGCCGCAGGGCGTGGCGCACGCCGCGCCAGCTGCTCGGGGGCCGGAAGTTGAACGGGCTGATGGGGGTAAAAAAGCCCGAGCCCGCGTGGCCCAGCACCACCAGCTTGGGATTGGCAACAGGCTTGGGGGCCGCGCAGGCGGCCAGCAACACCACAAAAAGAGCCCGGACGGCCCCGGAAAGCGCGGAGTAGTTTCTCATCAAAAGGGAATGCTGGCACGCACCAGTGGCCTTCTGAACGACAAACAGCAGCCGAAGTTGGCAGGGCCAACGAATATGAGGGGCTACACCGCCAGCTCGGCGGGGCGGGTGGCCTGGTCCAAGCGCCCAAACAGGAACGTGAGTGCCACCACCAGCCACAGGCTGGCCCACACGTCGCTGAGGTAGTGCGCGCCCAGCACCAGCCGCCCCAGCCCAATGAGCCCCGGCAGCACCAGCAGCGGCACCCGCCAGCGCGGAAATGCCACGGCCAACGGCAAAAACAAGCTGAAATAAACGGCCGTGTGGTACGACGGAAACGAGTCGTTGTGCGGCCCAACTGCCCACAAGCCCGTGCCCGGGTATCCGCCCGCAAACTGCACTTCGGGCCGCAGGCGGTGCACGGCGCCCTTCAGCACGTTGGCCAGCACCATGCTACACTCGTGGGTGAGCAGCAGAATGAGAAACAGCGTCGCGCCGCGCCGCTTCAGCGCATACCGCCCGATGGCGAAGGCCAGCCCCAGCGCCAGAAAAATAATGGGAATGCCCACCACGTGCACCATCAGCGCATTGTGCACGGCATCGGCCGCAGCCGTAATTGAGCTAAAAAACTGCGCGGCCCAGCTCAACTGCTGCTGCGCAAACAGCGCCAGCGGCTGGTCGAGAAACAGGATAAGCAACGCACAAAACGGCAGCGTAAGGGTCGAGAAAGCAAGGAATTGGCGGAGCGTCATGCTAAATAAGTAGCGTGGACTCGGCGAGTCCGCGCGTGGCGGAACGTTCTTCTACCCGCACGGACTCGCCGAGTCCAGGCTACGGCTTATCCAATGGCCTGGTTCAGGGCGACAATAGCCGCCTTGTATTCGTCCCGGCCCACTATAAATTGAATATTTACTTTGCGCAGGGCAAAGCCGGCGCTGCGGATATTGATTCCCGCATCGGCCAGGGCGCCGGCGGCGCGGGCCAGCAGCCCAGGCTCGTCGATGTTGGAGCCGATGAGGCAAACCAGGGCCGCGTCTTCGATGGTTACCTTCTCGTACTTGGCGTTTAGCTCGTCGAGCAAGGCCGCCTGCAGGTCTTTCTGCCAGATGAGCAGCGTGATGCTGTTGGCGCTGGTTGCCTTGAAAATGTAGCTGACGTTGAGGTCGAAGAACACCTGCATGAGGTGCAGGTCGAAGCCGGCCGTGCCCACCATCAGCGGGTCGTGGATGTCGATTATCACCACCTTATCGGTGCCGGTGATGACTTCGATGTGCTTGCGCGGGCTCACGTAGTCGCGGGTGATGAGTGTGCCGGGATGCTCGGGTTCGAAGGTGTTTTTGATGCGCAAATCGATGGCATTGATTTCGAGCGGCTTCGAGGCTTTCGGGTGAATAGCTTCCATGCCCACGTCGGCGAGCTGGTCGGCCACGTCGTAGTTGGTAAAGCCCACCGGGTGGCACCGCTCAATGCCGACCAGGTTGGGGTCGGCGGAGCAAAGGTGGTATTCTTTGTGAATGATGGCCTCCTGCGGCCGCACGGCCACGGCTATCTTGCTGAACGTCACCTCCGAATAGCCGCGGTCGAACTCGCGCATGATGCCTTCGGTGCCCTTGGTGTAGCCGGTGGCAATGCAGATGGTATTGGCGAAATCGATGCCGGAGAAGGTCTGTTTGATGCGCTCATCAATGGTGAGTGGGTGCGCGTCGTCGAAGCCGCTCAGGTCGACGAGGGTGGCGTTGACGCCCCGGTTTTGCAGGATATTCACGGAGTTGAACGCCGAATGCGACTCGCCGATGGATGCCAGGATTTCGCGGGCGGCCTGCAGGATGTTGGTGCTGTTCACGTAGCCCGACGCCAGCACGTTGGTGAGGCTTTCGAGGTAGGTCTGGGCCTGGTTGATGCGCTGCTGAATGAAGGCATCGGCCGCGGCCAGGTCGAGGCCCAGGGGCTCGTAGTGCGTGTTCAGGTCCTTGAGCTTGGTGGCCACGTCCTGCAGCGCCTGCCGAAACTCCTGGTTCTGGGTGATGTGGTGGTACACGCCGGGGGCACCGGTTTTCTTGTTCTCCAGCAGCCAGTTGGTGACGTTGGCGTAGGCCGAAACCACAAAAATGCGGTTGTATAATTCCGGTCCCTGGCGGCCGTGGAAGATGATGTTTTCTAAGACATCGGAGAAGGCGGTCATCGAGGTGCCGCCGATTTTTTCTACTGTGAGCACTGGGTAATTAGCAAAAGGCGCAGGAGCCTGAGGATGATTATTAAGACACAAAAGAACGTCATGCTGAGCTTGCCGAAGCATCTCTACCGGGGAAGTAATTTAATTACTCTCGTGGTAGAGATGCTTCGGCAAGCTCAGCATGACGTTTTAAAGTAAGTCAGCCGTGATAGTGGTACTACTGCGCGGGCTCCTTGCCGTAGGAAATCATATTCGTGATAATTCGGTACGCCCCGGGCACACCGGCCGGCAACTCCCGAAACAGCGACAGGCCCGTGTAGATGTAGTGGCCCTTGCCGTAGTCCGTGACCAGGATGGCGCTTTCCTTGGGCGTTTCGCCGGGGTCGTGGCTGCTGATGACGGTCTGGTACTTGGGGTCCCACTGCGAGGGGTAGTACAGGCCCTGCTCCTGCACCCAGCCGTTGAAATCCTGGGCGGTGATTTTGTTGGGCGCGTTCAGCAACGGGTGCTTCGTCAGGGTCACGGGGGCGTCTTCTACCGTCACCCGGTCGCTGCTCAT
This region of Hymenobacter sedentarius genomic DNA includes:
- a CDS encoding phosphatase PAP2 family protein, with the translated sequence MTLRQFLAFSTLTLPFCALLILFLDQPLALFAQQQLSWAAQFFSSITAAADAVHNALMVHVVGIPIIFLALGLAFAIGRYALKRRGATLFLILLLTHECSMVLANVLKGAVHRLRPEVQFAGGYPGTGLWAVGPHNDSFPSYHTAVYFSLFLPLAVAFPRWRVPLLVLPGLIGLGRLVLGAHYLSDVWASLWLVVALTFLFGRLDQATRPAELAV
- a CDS encoding aspartate kinase, with amino-acid sequence MLTVEKIGGTSMTAFSDVLENIIFHGRQGPELYNRIFVVSAYANVTNWLLENKKTGAPGVYHHITQNQEFRQALQDVATKLKDLNTHYEPLGLDLAAADAFIQQRINQAQTYLESLTNVLASGYVNSTNILQAAREILASIGESHSAFNSVNILQNRGVNATLVDLSGFDDAHPLTIDERIKQTFSGIDFANTICIATGYTKGTEGIMREFDRGYSEVTFSKIAVAVRPQEAIIHKEYHLCSADPNLVGIERCHPVGFTNYDVADQLADVGMEAIHPKASKPLEINAIDLRIKNTFEPEHPGTLITRDYVSPRKHIEVITGTDKVVIIDIHDPLMVGTAGFDLHLMQVFFDLNVSYIFKATSANSITLLIWQKDLQAALLDELNAKYEKVTIEDAALVCLIGSNIDEPGLLARAAGALADAGINIRSAGFALRKVNIQFIVGRDEYKAAIVALNQAIG